In Oscillatoria sp. FACHB-1407, the sequence AAATAATAGCTAACCCCCTGCCAGACGTAAGCTGTTGCCAGTGTTGGGTCAAACCCATGATGAGTCAGACGGTTGAGATCATCCTGATTAAAGTCGAGCGGAACGAGGGTTAATCCATTAGGGATATGACCCAGTTGATTGGTCAGGTACACTTGCTTGTCGTGAATCGTTTGTGGCAAGTCCACCTCAAAGGTGGCAACTCTGCTCTCTTGCACAATCGGCAGTCGAAGGAATCGAGTATCGTACCCCGATCCAAGCAGCAATAGTTGTTGGCAGCCTGACGTAATTGCGTCGGTAATGACTTCATCGCCTACCTTCTCTCTGAGAACGATATACCAGTAGGCGATCTGTTGAAATCTCTGCACCTCGTCGGTGGGTTCTAAGCCAAGACCCAAGAAATCTTCCTGCAAAGATTGAGCGACGGATTTATCAAAGAACCAACTGAGATAAGGATCTTCCAGAATGGGATCGGGTTGAAATTGATGAGCAAATTTCAACAAAGCCGTGCCTTTGTTCGTTGACTTACCTAAATCAATACCCATGAACTTACCGTGTACTCCATCCTCTGTGTACATAGCAACTGAGGGGTTGCTTAGGACGGGGTGCAGGGATTCACCCCTAATCCACGTGCAAGTGACTTGGTTATAACCGCAAAACTCACCCCTTACAGGACGGGTGTTCGCTGACTATTCACAGCCGCTTCTCGGATAACCTTTAAGACTTCT encodes:
- a CDS encoding class I SAM-dependent methyltransferase, with the translated sequence MYTEDGVHGKFMGIDLGKSTNKGTALLKFAHQFQPDPILEDPYLSWFFDKSVAQSLQEDFLGLGLEPTDEVQRFQQIAYWYIVLREKVGDEVITDAITSGCQQLLLLGSGYDTRFLRLPIVQESRVATFEVDLPQTIHDKQVYLTNQLGHIPNGLTLVPLDFNQDDLNRLTHHGFDPTLATAYVWQGVSYYLPQESVSQVLDTVRSQMTPDSVLVFDACSPLMTYKNDQIPGIAASIDRLTEIGEPYLFGMDGDEMKAWLEEKGFQQVKILQQDDLEERFLHRRTLPNNMWYVAIAKVS